Sequence from the Desulfobaculum xiamenense genome:
GGGCCGGGCGACTGGCCCCCGAATAAGTCAAGGAAGGTACCGCAAGCATGCAGGCCAGTAGCTCTAACGGCTAGAGCGCCGGTCTCCAAAACCGGATGCTGGGGGTTCGAATCCCTCCTGGCCTGCCATTTTTTATTACCATCGGAAGGAATCATGGCGAAGAAAAAGTCCAAGTCAGCTGGCTCCGCGACTACTGCCCCCGAAAATGGGGCTGCTAGCAAGATCCAACAGCTCAAGGAGTTTTTTGACCAGTCCAAGGTGGAGATGAAGAAGGTCACCTGGCCTACCCGCAAGGAGACCAT
This genomic interval carries:
- the secE gene encoding preprotein translocase subunit SecE; amino-acid sequence: MAKKKSKSAGSATTAPENGAASKIQQLKEFFDQSKVEMKKVTWPTRKETIATSVAVLVLCLVMAVFLGLVDTGLTKAIEAILS